The nucleotide window GCGCGCGACGTCCGGGAGCCGCGCGGCGTCCACCTTGCCGTGCGCATTCAAGGGAATCGTGTCAACCCGGATCCAGAGCGACGGCACGGAGGGTCCTGGTAGCAGCGGGGCGAGGAAGCCCCTCCACGGTGGATCCGCCTCCCGTACACCCAGCACTTGCCCACTCTGCCCGCTCTGCCCACTCGTCGGACGGTCGTCCTCCGGCGGGGGAACTGTCGGTATCGACTCCGACACCACATACGCCACGAGTCGCGGCCGGCCCTGCCCATCGTTGGAGACGGCCACGTGCACGTCACTGACGTCGGGGTGGCGCGCGAGGAGCACTTCCACCTCGCCCGGCTCCACGCGGTGCCCGTCGATCTTTACCTGTCGATCGATACGGCCCAGGTACCACAGCTCGCCGTCGTGGTGACGGGCGAGGTCCCCGGTGCGGTACCACCGTCGGCCGTCACGTTCGATGAAGTGCTCGGCGGTCAGCTCGGGACGGTTCCGGTAGCCGTACGACAGGCAGTCCCCGCCCAGCAACAGCTCCCCCGCCTCGCCCGACTCGTCGGCCTCCTCGGCCCGCGGGTTGGTGCTGTCGGCGTCGGCGATGCGCACCGAGACGTGGGGGAGTGGTTGGCCGATCGGCGGCAGGTCGGGCCACTGTGACGCGTTCTGACCAAGCGTGTGGCTGGTGACGACGTGGGTCTCCGCAGGCCCGTAGTGGTTATGCAGCCGAGCGCTCCCGAGGTGGGCGAACCATGCGCGGATCTCGGGCGTGATACGAAGCTGTGAACCGGCCACAAAGACGTGTTGGAGCGCGGTGAGCCTTGGTCGGCTCCGGCCGCGATTCGCCACCGCCTGCAGGATGGCCGTGGGGAGGAACACGCGGGTGATGCCGACATCGGCGAAATGGTCGAGCAGGCGGGCGGGGTCCCGCCGCACGTCGTCGGGGACGATGTGCAGCGTGCCGCCGAGGGCCAGGCTGGTGAAGATCTCCTGCCACGCGACATCGAACGTGGCGGCCGCGAACTGCGCTGTGTGCGGGGCGGTGGAACTGCCCTCGGTGCGGACATGCCAGTCCACGAGACCCGACAGGGGCCCGCGTCCCATCGCCACGCCCTTGGGCTCTCCGGTCGATCCGGTGGTGTGGAGTACATACGCCAGCTCGTCCGCGCGGTCGTTGGACCGGTGGCCCGCGGCGGGGAGCGGGGTGACGTCGAAGTGCAGGGCACTGCCGTCGGCCGGCTCCGCTTCGCGGATCACATAGCGCGCGCCGGTGTTCGCGAGGATCGTCTCGGTCCGCCGCGTCGGTTGGGTACGGTCAACAGGGACGCACCCCCGCCCCGATCGCAGGACGGCGAGGCTCGCGACCACCATGCCCACCGAGCGCGGCACGTCGATCACGACGGGCTCGTAGGATCCGGCGGTGTCCTGAATGGACACGGCGAGGGCCGCGCTCAGCCCACCGAGCTGACGGAACGTGAGTGCCCGCTTCGAGTCCCGCACCGCGACGACGTCCGGACACCGTTCGATCGTCTCCACGATCAGGTCCACAAAAGACATCGTCATGCGCCTTTCACGGTCGGGCCGTCGCTGCGGAAAAGGCGGAGCCGCTCCGCCGGGATGCTGGCCCGAAGCTCGAGGTCTGTGACGCCCAAGCCTTCACTGGGGGCCAGGCACAGCACCCCGACCTTGCCGATGTGGACGTTTCGATGCACCCGGTGGACTGCTTCCGCCGACTCGGTCAACGGATGCACCTCGGAGAGAGCCGGCATGATCCGGCCCATTTGCACCAGTCGGTTCGCCTCAGCTGCCTCCTGGTAGTTGGCACCATGACTTCCGATAATCCGTTTCAGATTCATCCACAGGTGACGATTGTCGAACTCATGCACGTAGCCGTGGCTCGAACCGCAGGTGACGACTGTGCCGCCGCGACGAGCGAGGTAGACGGAGGCACCGAAGGTCGGCCGGCCCACGTGCTCGAAGACGCAGTGTGGGTCCTCGCCGAAGTGGTCCCGTATTCGGCTGCCCAGCCACCGCCAACCCTCAAGGGACGAGAGCCCGTCGGCACCGGGCGCGTCGTAGCGGTTGATGACGAGGTCACATCCGATCGACCGCGCAAGTTCCACCTTCGACGCGCTGCTGACGACGCCGACCACCTGGCAGCCGGCCGCCTTCGCCAACTGGGTCGCGTAAGCCCCCAGACCACCGGTCGCACCCCACACCAGCACCAAGTCGCCGATCTTGACCCGGGCACCGCGATCGCTGATCAGCATCCGGTACGACGTCATCAGGCACAGGGTGCTGCAGGCCGCCTCTTCCCAGGTGAGGTGAGCAGGTTTGGGGAGCAGCTGAGTCGCCTTGACGATCGCGTAGTGGGCGAGGCCACCGAAATTCGTCTCGAATCCCCAGGCGCGCTGAGACGTGGAAAGCATCCCGTCCCATTGCGTGATCGGATCCTGTTCATCCGTATGCAGGGTGCCTACAACGACGTGATCGCCGACGCGCCAATGGCGAACGGACGGCCCTGCTCGAACGACGACTCCGGCCGCATCCGAACCCAGAATATGCTGGTCGGTTGCATGGCGGGCGAGGTCGGGATTTCCTTTCGCCAGTTTATCAAGGAACCGGAATGTGGGGATCGGCCGAAACATTGCGGACCAGACAGTGTTGTAATTGATCGCCGACGCCATGACGGCGACCAACACCTCGTCGGCCGCGAGGTCCGGCAACGGAACCTCCTCCACGTGGAGCGACTTCCGGACGTCAATAGCCGACTCGGCTTGACCTTCGAACATCCGCTGGTCGGATCTCCGAATCACAAGACCGGTGGTGGACGTCGGTGTCGGACACTGCTCGATAATCTCCCTCGATGATTCTGCGAGCACCGCATCAGTCATGTGGGCAGTCACGGCACCCCTCCAATGGTGTGAACAAGAGCAGCCTTGGGCGGCAGGAATTCCTCCTGTCGCTCCAAAGGTTCCCGTAAGGCTGCCCAAGAGTTTTGGGTTGGCCCATCTCAGCGATTCCCCGGCTGATGGTGGTCACGCTTGCAGGCCGCCGCGAACCAGTCAACATAATTTTCGGTCACGGCCGATGTGATTCGTGAGGCATTGGCCTGATCTTTAA belongs to Streptomyces finlayi and includes:
- the ccrA gene encoding crotonyl-CoA carboxylase/reductase, whose product is MTAHMTDAVLAESSREIIEQCPTPTSTTGLVIRRSDQRMFEGQAESAIDVRKSLHVEEVPLPDLAADEVLVAVMASAINYNTVWSAMFRPIPTFRFLDKLAKGNPDLARHATDQHILGSDAAGVVVRAGPSVRHWRVGDHVVVGTLHTDEQDPITQWDGMLSTSQRAWGFETNFGGLAHYAIVKATQLLPKPAHLTWEEAACSTLCLMTSYRMLISDRGARVKIGDLVLVWGATGGLGAYATQLAKAAGCQVVGVVSSASKVELARSIGCDLVINRYDAPGADGLSSLEGWRWLGSRIRDHFGEDPHCVFEHVGRPTFGASVYLARRGGTVVTCGSSHGYVHEFDNRHLWMNLKRIIGSHGANYQEAAEANRLVQMGRIMPALSEVHPLTESAEAVHRVHRNVHIGKVGVLCLAPSEGLGVTDLELRASIPAERLRLFRSDGPTVKGA